Genomic DNA from Mobula birostris isolate sMobBir1 chromosome 18, sMobBir1.hap1, whole genome shotgun sequence:
TGAGAGGCAGATAGAATTAGGTGAGGGagggtaatgggggggggggggagaatgcaggaggagTGCTTGaccttaaattttaaaaaatcaatgctCATACCTTtgggctgtaggttacccaagcagCAGACGGGGTGTTTCTCTGCTAGTTTGCCTTTGGCCTCACTGTGGCAGTGGACAAAGCCAAGGACAGGCAACTCAGGCTGGGACTGGGAATGGGAAGGGAGCTTGAATGATACGCAGCCAGAAGTTTGAAATGGCCATTGCAGACAGATGCTCTGCAAAATGATTGCCTAGCCTGTACTTGGTTTCATCAATGTGCAGACAAAGCCACACTGACACCTTTGAATTGCACGGACTAGGTTGGAGCGGGGTCGGGACGGGGGAcccctggtgaaggggtgggaagggggaccctggtgaggggggaggggggagggagggagggtcagTTCGGGGTAccctggtgaggggggagggagggagggtcggGAAGGGGACCCCtggtgagggaggaagagggagggagggtcgggacaggggaccctggtgagggggcgggggagggagggagggtcggGACGGGGGACCCTGGTGAGGGGGGGAGGGTGGGTCAGGATGGGGGATTCTGGTGAGAGAAGGAAGAGTTGGGACGGGGACCTTggagagtggggagggaagaTGGGTACGGGGACCCCTAATGAGTGGGAAGCGAGGATGGGAACAGGAATCTAAGTGAGTACGGGAAAGTGTGAATCATCACCTTACTGTCGACGCAAATATAGAAACACTGGGATTTCTGAATTTGGACAACAGAATATCATTTGCCGTTTTGCTGCGGTTGACAACACAGAGTATTTTGTTTCCATTTGAATCCATTTACTGCAGAAGGatattttaattatttagttTTCATTCTCTCTGCTCAGTGACTTACATGAGTCCCTGCACCTCAGAAGCAAACGCTGTCTGGGTGATGTACGATATCTCCAGAGGCTGTGAAGGAGAACTTCAGCATTCCCTGAATGTACAAGGTAAAATGGACGGAACATCTCTCCACTTCACACCTGCAGCACACCTCAGGCCATTTGACCACTTCACCACAAGAACATTTGCTGAAGTAAAATGGATCATATTTAAATATTAGGTTTTCAAAGCAATAGTTCAAGTGCAAATTTCAACATCGCAACAGTTGTTATCTAATAGACAAATCTATCAATGTCACTTGTTTTAATAGAAAATAAGGACTGTGCTAGGTTTTCCCACAACAGTGGGTTATTCTGTTTGACTTAAACAGTAAACCTCTTACTCTAAACTCTGGCAACCTCTCTCTCTTGCATTATGTAAGCCATTAAACAATCTTTAATTTGTACAAGTTTTAAATATAACACTGAAATAAAAGTTCAAATATTAATAATTGTCTGAAAGTAACATAACTAGAGTAATTAAATTAGGTTACTTTCAATTATTAATACTTCCAGTTTTACTTTTGTTATACTTAAAACTTGTGCATATTAACTACTCATAACTAGAGTAATTAAGTTATGAGTTGGAAAGTCCCTGCTACCAGATGCCCAGCATAATTTAAACaagtggagagaaataaagattGGGGGGGTGTAGGCACGAAAAACACAGTAACCAGGAGAGTTAGAAACAGAAGACCCCTCCCAGAAAGCTCATGGTGCAGCAGCAGAGTTATATGAGAATAATTGggagatcaagcagcatctgtgtgggGAGAATTTGGGTCAGCAATGAAATAATCTTCAGAGAAAAGTGGGGCagttgggagggggagagaaagaagcaagccaaaaagaaaatgctggaggaactcagcaggtcaggaagcatctacagatagttggcgtttcaggccaagaccctttatcaggaaacCAGAAGACCTACCTgacacattgactgtttattcccctccatagatgctgcctgacctgttgtgttcctccagcattttgtctgtgttgctctagatttccagcatctgcagaatctcatgtctaaGCCAACACAGAAGCCAATTACCCCCCCAAAACTGTTCCTTATTAATCCATTTCAGCTGCCTTACTTtgtccccccactcccccaagcCCCACCCTCAAAATGTTGTTTTACATGAGCAGATTTGTCTCTCATTCCAAACCTGCTTGTTTCAGGTTTTTACTCTGATAATTTACTGCTCACTCTTACTTCTCGGTTTGAAAAATAACAAATCCCTTATTTCAGAACGTATGTAGCCCCAAAATAGGTAGAGAAGACTTGCCTTTCACACGGTTAGAATGCCTCAGCATTTCATAGGTTAGAAGTGTATCCCTGTTGTTTTCTAGGCCAGAGCGGCAGCCAATTTACACACAGCAGGATCCCGGATTTAGCAATAAAATAGATTAGTTGCTCCTGCCTGTGTTTGCTGCTGCTAAGGTCACATTGAAATCTCTGCATACAAGACCAACTTTTGCTAAATCTTACCACGTCAGGGGCAAGTAGAAAACTGTAACCTGTGCACAGCAAGATTTGAATGCCATTTAGAAAATCCATTTCCTTTAAATCTGAAGCAAAGACCGTcacactgctcactgccttgactTTGGTTTGCATTCAGTTTTATCTAGCTGGAGCTTGCTATGATTTTAATTGCCAACATTATTCTCTCACTAATAAGTATAGAAATGGAAAAGCACATTCTGCTATTAGCAAGTTCTGAGTGGTCAGACACCTTAGTATTGTTTTTTCATTTAATTGTTAACCCTAAATTTACAATTCTGCATAAAATGATTTAAGCGGAAAGATAAagcagagagatggacaggcaaTATAATTAGTTCAGTCTTTTGACAGATTATGCAGATCAGAAATTGAATGCTAATATTAATTTATTGGACACCATACAGCCACATTTGTAATACCAGACTATATACTTTTGACTGATAACTTTGAATTTATCTTCACACAGAATATGCTGGATCACAATAAAGTGTTTCTAACCCACCTTTACTGGGAACTCTATGAATAATACTCACTGCAAATAATATCACTCAGACCTTAGATCTAACTGCTCTAAACGGCAGATCTTTTTTCGTATGATAATACAATATAATAACAATGTATTAACTTATAAAACCTGCTGGTTCATTAATGAATTCCAACAATTCAGGATTAAAGTTTCTGCCAAATCCAAGCTGCCGCCACACCAGTCTACACAAACCAACAGGAGAGTGATGTTGGCACACACAATAAAATGAGATCAATGGAGGTGGCtggttgatggtcagtgtggactcCAGGGGCTGGAAGACCTGTTTCCATATTGCGTGAATCAATGACATAGAATAGCACGACCCAAACACAAAACCAAATTAGgctctcttctgcctgcacatgatccagaTCCCTCCCAGTCCCTGCACGTTGACATGTTCCTCTAAAAGCCTCTTatctgcttccagcaccaaccccAACAGCCCAATCCAGGAGCAAGTAATGCTGATATTTCAACACCATGACACACTTCACCAATAAGATGCCCTGCATTAAGGTCTCATGGATAAAGTAGGAACCACTCCACGACACCTCGGTCCTTTGAAAGTGCCGCCGTGATCCCGCAGATCCCCTGATGCCGTGACTGGACAGCAGTCTATGCACTCACAAGGCACTTCTCTTCATTTCAAGCCAAGGCGTACTCAAAGGTCCCTTTTTCTAGCCCGTCCATCCCATCTGCCCAAGTTGAGGAGGGCATGCTGCTGTAAGGGTCTAGAAGGATCCGGAAACACCGCACAATGAGGAGGCCCAGGAAAATGAATAAGATGCCCACGAAAGCGAAGGCAGTTTTCTGCTCCAGCGTCAGTGGGTAGGTGTGCACGGTGCCCCCTGTGCTGATGCTCAGGGAGCTGTTATAGTGATTGTTGATCATTGTCACAGGGCTGTAGCCTCAGAAGAGCGGATGTCGTCAGAGTTAAATCTGCCGGAAGTAAAAACATCATAATTAGCATGAGAAAGGCAAGGGAGATCCACCTGCTGATGCTGGAACTCTGCAAGAGTAACACAACACTCGgaggggcaggcagcatctatggggggggggggagagagagtgtagGGTGAACTCTGCCAGTTGTTGAACACAAAACCTCCAACTCTGCTTCCCTTCACCCTTGCAGCTGCAGAGTACTTCATCCCACCATCAGCCCCTTCCCCACCCTATAACAGCCCCCACGTCATTAGAGATACACACGCTGGTGGTGGgtggtgcttcagggcatgaacCTCGCTCGTGCTGAGGACAGTCATCCCCACAGACATTAAATCTGGTGCACTCACCCCCCCCCCGGGGTTACGGTTGAAACAGCTAGTAAACTTGGTTACTAGTGAGTTAAACAGCTGGTTACTGGGTCTGAACAGTGATGAGGGGGAGTGGatcagagggagaagggggatatATATGACAGAGGAAGACAATGGATACGAGATGAAACAATggataggagagggaagggatggGATGGATGCAGTGGGAGAGGATGGAACTGGATGGATGCAGTGGGAGAGGATGGAACTGGATGGATGGATGCAGTGGGAGAGGATGGAACTGGATGGATGCATTGGGAGAGGATGGAACTGGATGGGGAAATTCTTCATGGACAAGATGGTAAATGGGGGGATGAGTAAGGATGGACAGAGTGGAGAGCACTGAGATGGCCAAGGGCAGGGTGAGCAGTGATTGAAGGAGTTATGGGGCAAAGGGAAGGAATTGAGAAAATGTGGGATTAAGTgatgcggggg
This window encodes:
- the ctxn2 gene encoding cortexin-2 — protein: MINNHYNSSLSISTGGTVHTYPLTLEQKTAFAFVGILFIFLGLLIVRCFRILLDPYSSMPSSTWADGMDGLEKGTFEYALA